Part of the Benincasa hispida cultivar B227 chromosome 12, ASM972705v1, whole genome shotgun sequence genome is shown below.
CCCACATTGTGGGAGGTATAACTCTTGTTcgataaagaaaataaaaataaatcttcAAATGAGGAGATAAAATAATCAGTACTTAGTTGATAAGGTCATAGATGACATTACCCAGATAAAATAATCTTCTTCAATATTATCCGTCTGGGGTCAATGCTCTTTAACGAACCAGAAGCAGCAAATGAAGTGTTTCCTTCAACACTCCTAAGAACTATCAAAGGAAGGGGAGCAAACGATATAGGAGCATAAATTGAAGCTATTGAAAATCTTCCAGCATGAAGAAATCTCTCCATCTTGTGCTTGTCCGAATTGAAGTTGTCAGTTGAAAATATTGATCTGAAAGATGAGAGATGGTTAtctaaaatacaaataaaaaagtgAAAGATTAGATGTCTCGTGTGGCGAAGTTAGAAAAGTACCTCGTAACAAATTGGCGAAACCCAACATGAAACACcaacttttcttttcccttgAGGGGAGGAGAATTCTTATCATGCATCTTGGTGTTCTCAGTAGTCCCAACTTTATCGGATATCTCTTCAGAGACATCATGCTTCTTGATGCTGCAACCAACAATATAAGTTGGAACTTGGAAGCTAGAAATTATTCACAATGAAACAGATGACAATTTAGCAATCTGGAAGTACCTGAAATGTAGGACAGACATCTTTGATTCATGCTGCAGAAGTCCACAAGCTGTAATAGGCATTGACTTCGCTAACTCACACAATTTCGAAGCAGCACCAACAGGCACTTCCTTCACATGCAGCCTTAAATAGGAGCATGATGCCACACAGTCCTCTCTGTTCCCTTGGTCTAATTCTAAAGCTTTAGCAAGAACGTGCTTTTGTGTTCTGGAGATGTTATTGAATTCAAAAATTCTAGCATAGTCTTGAGGCAAACTCTCCTGGATTAAGAGAGAGCAGTTTCAGTGAACTCTAGTAATGTTAAGTAATAGTATGTGAAATCATAATTGAATAATTGGAACTATACTTGGGGATCCCACGAAGACGTCCTAAAGGACTTGAGACCTCTATACTTTGCAAACCGCTTTCTGGCAGGGATATCTATAGGTGTATCCACTTCATCTGGGAATTCTGTTACGAAAAAATAAGGAAGACTACTGAACATCTGTATATAACATAACACTGAGTATCTACCACAAACTTTCACGTTCAATCATATTGCATGTAAGAAATCGACATAGTAATCTCATATTAGAATGGAGAGTCGAGACAATATGCACAAACTGCCATGTAATGTTTCACGTGACTAATTAGAGATTGATGGTTaagaagtgttcaaattataGAACAATAAATAAGTTGAGCATCTATAACTCTTCAAAATCCAAAAGAAATAAGTGACTAACCTTCATCTTCAGCATGAgcattttttatcttttgaatCTCATCCAATTTTTGTTCGTTGGTCATTTCACCATCCTGCATTGCGAGGAAATTTAAGTGACTAGCAGCATCAACAAGAGAGAAGTGAAAAGAAACAACCTTGCTCTCAATATACATGAGAAATTTCAAATTAGTATAGTTGCAAAAAAAGAATGCCCTTTTCATTGCTTTCAagattttttcttctctatgtTCTAACTTGTAAGGTACAAGATTTGGTTTACCATTCATATGCTTCTGCCTCAATTTGACCGTACTTGAATAACACTAGAAGATATCCCATGATGTTAAGTAAAAGGTGAAACAATAATTAGAACTGTGCAAGCTTACTCCATTCTATTCTTTGGCTGGAAATAAACCAACACATAAAAGATGAGCATATAGATTGAAGATGGTTAGGAATACAATGTCATTCTATTATTTACTTTCTATTGGTTCAAGCGTGTTAAGTCTCTAGATTTAGAAATTATATTCAACACGATGAATCTAGAAGGGTAaactatttgaaattttgaCCAAATCTTTTAAGACTTAACATCTCCTTCTATTCTATTCTATTTTTAAGCATTCAATAAATAGCTCATAATAATCATAAAGTTGTCGATTGTGAATAGAACCCAAAGAGACTACCTCTCTAGCTTTGACACAATAACCGCGGTCTGGTATAATGAGGAATGAAAATCAttggttaaaaaataataatgaaattctCACCATCATCACAGAATCCACATCTGTCTCCTGATCAGAATTTATAAACTCCAAAGAAGCTTGATCATCATCACTGAGGCCTGGATTGTTAAGGTCGTCCACTTCATTTGTATAACCACTGTCTAACATCATACCGTCAGTTTCATTGTCAACATCAGAATCCTCATCATCTGTCTCACCTATTTCCCAAGCTTCCTGTGTAAAATAAAAGCAAAGGCAAAACATGTGATGCTAAGAAGAACTTTACAACCGGGTAAATTGTGGGGGAGAGCATTAGCAAATCAACATGCAAACCTGATACTCAGAAGTGCCAAGAGCAAGTGCTCTTTTCCTCAAATGCTTTTCTTTCTGATTTTTATCTGCCTCGGCTCTGTCTGCCTCAGTTGGCCAAGTCTGACAGAGAAACAAATTACTGGTCATCAAACattaactataaaaaaaaaaaactaatgaaatgGCATGAGGACGAGATTGGAAACACCTATTAGCTCTTATAGATTAGTTCGAAAGCATATCAGAAAATTTATACAATCCATAATCTTCAAAGAAAATTGAcaagaacaaaaagtaaaacaaaataGTCAAGCCACTCATCAAACATTCCATATCTCAAGTTAGCTCTTTCTAACTTTTACGtgaattttttaatatcatACATTTAGCTCCCACCCACCACTATGTTGGCCATATCCTTcctaagaaagaagaaatagcaAGGGAAATTGAGAACAGCAAACTACAAATGGAAGAAGATCTACGTCTTATAGAAAAATTTATTTCTTGTTAAAGAAAAACACCTGTTCACCAGACAAAGGATCAGGTTCGTTCTCGACAACCAATGGCTCTTGCTCTGATGGCTCCAACAAGCGAACCACCTACTTGTCAACAAAGGTGTAAATCAAAATGCATAACAATGTGAACAAATAGTAAACATGGAGCAACCGTTATATGCAAACATAAAATACCATTTAAATACTTCACTTTAAGACAGAATATCAAGGAAAACATGGATTTTATAGCCTATCAAAGAAATGAAATTCTGAACCTAATAATACATTTTCTCAAACTGAAAAGTTAATGAAGAAACTAATTTTCAAGATTAATTTTTCAGGAAACATATATATCATTATTGAATAAATTGTCAGAACCATTTACGAAAGAAGAATAGGTGATCatttggatttaaattgatgtgtgcagaaaaggaaaggaaaaccCAATATTTTCCATCTAAATTTTCATGACCCTTCATCCAAATTCTATTTCTACCAATAACAAGATTCCCTCAACAATATCATAGCAATTAGCAGAATGGTTAAAAAGCTCAGTCCTCTATTTTAGTTAACAAGAACAATGAGAATTGAGAGgaaatataaaatatacataAGAAAActcaagtaaataaataaatagataaaactCAGAATGAGTGACCACAGTACAACAAACAGCCAAGAAAAAAGCTGTCACTCTACTATGGAAATCATGTGCTATTACCTCCTCGTCCTGAGTATCCATGGCATCTTGTTCAACTCTTGGATTCAATGGAACCGGATCCTTGAGAACTTCAATTTTGCAAAGCTGGAAATCTCCAGCTCCAGCAACATGAACCTGATGAAAGGAATGACAAGTATAAACAAGTCAACCTACCTGAGTGTTCAATAGACCTAACAACCCTAACTACACAACTCAAActataagggttgggttggactgggttagttttgttcttgggtCCAGGCTTAAATTTTTTCTACTTTTGTCGGGTTGGGTTGGGaattacctttttttaaaatatatatatatatttatatagtataatatatatatatgtaaataaaagaaactaatGCTCGAATTACAAAGAAACTAAGAAATGACAAGAACTAGGGATCAACAAGCACACCCAgctatctcaactaggttgacacaaaccatagcaccctcatcataACCCAAAACAAAATATGACGATTACAATAGAAAACAATGTCATGATGACATAATTACATAGCTTGAGACATATTTTGAATTGAATAATCAGAAATTTTCTTGGAAAGAGAGCATCAAGAGGAAGCTTTGACTCTAACAATCTCCAAACAATCAAACCATTGAAGCGaattacatacatacatatatatatatatttgtatatatttgactttgtttcatgtttttcttttaggaTTGTTATGATGTTTGTCATTGTTTAAAACTTGTAAAGATATCATGGATAGTTGGTATTTAACCTTTGAATTTTATGGTTTTaattattagtcatgtgttatggataaatttaagtattttacattaattaaaaaataataataacccgccaacctaacccaacccgaatttttttGGTTGGAGACCCTATTCAGGGATTGTATGTACCAGTTGATTCACAGAGAGACTTCGAGCACGTAGATAACCAGTGAGAAGAAGGGTACATTTTCCTGAGGTACAATTATCAGCTACCATATCAACCTACGAAGAACAAGGAAAATTAGCAAAATAATAACTAATAAACAGCTTTCAGAGTGAAAGAAAAACATTCGTCCAAATTTATGAAATGTattaaaatacatatatttaGGAACCTTCTGAGACATCAAATAGGGCCTTTGATTTCTCCAATGAGGAACGGTGAGCCTTTGCTCCTTGAAAAGCCACATAAACTGCAATATAAatcatgaaaaataaaaataagcatAAAAAGGCTTGTAAATGAACCTAAACAAAAAACCCACACTTGTTTACCTTGTGCAACTCATCTTTAGTATCTGCTGGATAATATTTACAATCCTCGGGAAATTCAGAAGTAATGCTAGAAatacacatttttttataatcGTTTCTTTTCTTTATATCAGTGGGTAGGTCCTgccagaaaagaaaaagatcttCAACCATGTATGCAGATAATTTGTCTTCTTTTAAATTAGAGGTCTCCAAAAATAAACAACATGATAACATACTCGAATAAGCACTGCAGTACTCGGTAAGCCCAGAGATCTTAATACAGAAAGGCATTCACTTCCAAATGAATCAATGTAGAGAGATGTACTTCCTTCAATATAGTAGCTTGCAGATACCACAAAAGCAATTAGGTCAGCTACCTACAAATATTAGGTACATGATCAATTAGAAATCTACATGTCAAAACTTAAAGCTTGATGAGTGAAGAAATAACAAAAGATACAATTGTATGAGAAGTTAGAACCTTAGCCATCTCCATACATGATTGCAAATCACCATAGGGTGCTTTCAGTacctaaaacataaaaaattagcACAATGAAAGCAACCATAAGGATTGGGACACAAAAAATTACCAGGGGTTCAGGAACACTCAATAAAATAGTTTgaacaaaataaaacataaaagaacGAATAATTTGGCCACGGCTTCAAAGATCAAAGAAAAACATGAAGAAGAATCACATAGACACAACTTACTGTTGCCCGTAGCTTGTACTCTGAAGAAGCAACTGTGGATGAAGAAGCTCCGGGAGTTAATAGAGACAATAGATCCTCAGCAAGTGGATTCAGGTCTACTGAGGCAGAGAGCCCAAAAAGAACCTGTGGGCATCATAATCAATAACCATTAACAAACAGAGTAATGGcgcgtttggattgactttcaAAGTGTTTATAAACACTTTTTCACACTTATAAACacttatttaaacacttagaaagtCGATCCAAACACGCTATAAGAAAATTGATCGAAGCAGAGAATGAGTAAATGGGAAAATAAGCTTGATATGAAATGCTATGGACATCCTAACTACTCACTATGACTCTAGGAGGACTCTTTGATCCACTTAATGCTCTTTTGTCCTGTAAAACAGCCGCCCTTTTCTGCTCTCGGATCTGCAACAAACAAATTCAGTAATCAAAATAGAAGCACTAGAGACAATGAGGCATACAAGTACGCCCAAGGAAAAGACAGGGTAGGTAGAAAAAGATTGGACATCCAGTACCATCTTACTACGCTGAAGACGAGCAGCCCGAGCTCCCTTAGCAACATTATTCTTGGTAACTTTGCTTCTATCTGGTGACCCAAAACTCAAATTAGAAACAGATAGCTACACAACTCAAGAGTATTAGTTATAGAGAAAATTAAACCTCgaaaaattaacttaaaatgAAGAAAACAAACACCTTTTAAAGACGTTTTGTGTTGTTGTCGCGTTGCCTTGGATGAGAAGCGTGATTTATGGGGTTTATTGACTTGAGCCCTATTCCCTCCCATGGAAACTGTAACAATTGTAAGGAGAACCTGTAAGTCCTCGTTAAGCTTCCCAGCCTCCacttttaaaataagtttattttacCCTAAACATTTCctataattttctaaataaaatacaTGAAATACAAAGCACTTAAACGACTCTTACTTTCCATAAACTCAGTAACACCCCCAAAAtttcaacaataaactaggaaGCAATACTAAAATTTAACCTTTGACCAACTCTAATAATTATGATGCTATAGAAAAATTCTGGTAGCATAACAACGTAACCATAAACTTCATGCGTTTACAAAACACCCAATGACAACTTCAAATACAAGACAAATcaagaaaattaatattaaaaaacgCATTATAACCAAGCCAAATAAAACTTTTCCAAAACTCTAACATGTATCACGACTAGCCAATTCAGACTAGAGTCGAACTAGAACTAATCCTcgaaggaaaataaataaactaaacctATTACAACCATGAATTCAAGGGAAACCACAACAAAGCTTAAAACAAAATCTCCTCTACAACATCACCAAGGTCGTGAGACTCATCCACTGCCTGAAAAACTGTGGGTGGATACACAAACACACATACTGAGTAAGTGGCTCATGCTTGAAGAGCCATCAAACAATATACAAGCGACTATTATGCTACTCATATTACTTATACATGttcattaaacaataaaaataaataaagctcaTAACATGCTAACACATGAATCATCACATCATGATCATGCAATATACACTCAATCTAACCAAGCACAAAAGCACATTCAACACCTACATTTAGTCCACATCCAAACTTTCTAGGCCGATTCCTTCGAGATGGGCATACCCTAAGAAATGCGATACGAATACGATATGATACCGACACGACAACATGGCAATTTCAAAAAAAGTAGAATACGACACTTTGGGAGCAGGTCatcttttttttacaaaaataaatatatgttgtgCATGTTTTATTGTGAAATATTTACCTTTCAAAAAGGTCAAAATAACAACCATACCATTCATGAAAAATGGCAATATGTAAGATAACCAACGATCCAACGCCATAAATCATAACAACATTCAAGTTCTTATAAGTTAGAAAGATTtaaggaaaataataataaaaacaaaatagatttAAGAAAAGAGAGGGGAAAAAACAAAGTAATGATattcataaaaagaaaaaaataataaaaacaaaagaagaaaaattgaaaaaacagaACTGGGAGAGAGATCAACCAAATCGCCGGCGTGAATGGATTGGTAGGTCTTCAAGTCTCCGGCGTGGAGGTCTTCAAGTCTCCGGCGTGGAGGTCTTCAAGTCGCCGGTGTGGAGGTACTCGAGTTGCCGGCGTGGAGGTATTCGAGACGACGGCGGGGGTGAGGGTTCTGTGATAAACCCTGAAATAAGTTAATTACTTGTTCTTTTTTTTGgtttgaaaatgggtttttaaTGTTGAGCTGACCGACTGGCTTGGGCTGCCCGATTTTAACTTATGCAGCGGCACTGAACCGGAGAGAGGTGGCGACACCGAAAAACAGAGTGGACGTGATGAAGATGGTGGCGGAAGGATTTAGGGTTATCCTCactccttttatttatttatttattatttattttaaatcttattttatgaaattaatttttacccGAATTTCaaatggaaaaattaaaaggatattgtcctctTAGAAACcgtttaggaaaatattgttgttttcaaactatttataaaaatattgttgtttttttttttaaataagtcgagggttcaaaattcgacctagaggtcgaattttgaactctcgaccttcctttcatttgtacgtcgaactttgaaccctccaccttgcccttcctaacattattattgagtctgtttaattatcattccggagaccttcctctatcaaaagatcatatttctaaattttcataaggtgaATTCCTTCaaaagcttgttgaataatttttacgaattctgtcatctcagcaagtctgactaaataacgagctaatgaatctccttatttttgccactgaacttcccaatcaaattcgagagcgagagcgagattttgagtgagagcgagagcgagagcaagaataccgtacaaaatttcctttttttcttttttaattattacacattccaacttctttctttcttcctttcttttttttaaaaaattttttatttcataaaaacaatttctaaactctaaaaaaataaattaaaaaataataataactcacagaaaaaatataaattaaatatctcatttatataaaaataattacaaaaatcaatatgtCCCATAAGGCGGACGTCATCGATTttgagctggttgtcgtcgtcgacttcgaacttgaggttgctcgggtttttcttgatgttgctctggtacctctgcaggcgctttataatataaatattcattatgctttTCACGACTCCGACCAtatccatgcacgtatgaagacgaaggaccagcctctgagttaTAATGTCCTGAATCAAatgttggcatcatcatcatcggactaacataatcagtttgactctgtgTCAGCATCataggggcaactcttccacgttatgtgcaacctcatcaaactcatcctcttcccgatcAGGTCCTCTACGTTTATGAGCTGGaagaggaacaataggtatatcatacatataatgaatttcctccacatagttttggttgtcactacatatagcaagaacctagttcggatcattcgcaacctcacggagtctattGTTGTTCGATatttgtgaattataaaacaattagagaatatttaaaataaatttaaattaaaaataattagataatattcattcatttaccagatgacccacagctgctcccggacgagtgacgtagcgttttgtgatattattataccaatgaatatattctggagtgacatctgtaTCAAATTGTTtaagagaaacccccactgcaataaaccttgcacgatagtgccatcgcactaccaaatgtgcaactttttcggaccaatctccagtccttaggtcaatatcatgcagtacgggttcagtattacaaggcgatgggacatcctgctgaaaaccgaattatgtcatcaccctgtcaggaagatgccactcaccaatttgaaaacatatgagaggtctcatcgtccgccatatgttttgaccattcgtataaaaattaggcaaattatgcataataattttgtacggctcccaaataacctgaaacacaaaatattatattagagaatattaaagacaaatacaataaaaatgtgaataaaataatcaattaggtttagtgtaatgtacctgttcaggttgaagcagatcaaacatgtatctatactagttgactacatgtgtggttgtcctagtcacacaaaactTGTCTCTCCAcctgaatttttaaattgataatttagaatttaaattaactagatcagtgatataaaaattaaattgaattaaaacaacataccgagaaccgtaggctcgtccaactaactgagcgtcattaacatgatgtagctgtggagccattgttggaaatcgctcccaagcccatagttgcaaaagtatgagaggcccaactatctctcgaacctcaggtcttgttgctttgcatagttgtctatacaaccatgccaagcatgctccaccccacgaataccgccctgcatcatggaggttagctaacagtggcaggaacatcaagtgaacaaaatgacttgatgtAGCAATCAACAGTTTTCCTCTATATTTGCCGTATAAGTGTGTACCATCTATCTGAATGATCGgccgacatttattaaaagcttctatacaaggaccaaatgcccaaaatatagaagttaggataacatgACCTTCAGTAAGCGTTTCTTTAACTCTCCACTCTACTCGTGTTATGGGATTggtctgcttaaccatataTAACCACATGGGCaacaatttgtaagactcatcccaatcaccgaaTACTTTAGccaacaattttctttttccctcccataccctatggtaaggaacatgatatccaaactttgatttgatgtcggactgcagttgtgccactgatagatggtttttctcttacgACGTCATAAAACTCcagtgcaatcattgatgaatccaattgcacgtgactttgacttagttttgaataaaaacatgtatgctgctcatcatacttagtgatctcgaacaagccatgcgattttttatttattgcacGAAGTCTCCACTTGCAATCTTCCTCCCACTTATTACACCGAATTGTCCAAATCATCTGTGTAGATTCAACAACCTCGTATGGTGCGTAACACTTTATTGCAAAACATTTGACCGCATGTTGTAGCATTTCCTTGTCTTGACAAAATATTTCTTTATACAAGTCCACAGGagctacaattgggtcatgttTCCGAATGCTATCAaatacattcatatccaaatcattgaatgtatctgaaagcatctcatgttcacgaccatcgaaatccaactcttcaaattcgtCATCCGTTTATGTTCTAAAGTCTCTGTACAGGTTGTTAGccgccatatcttcattatcacatggcgATGCAACTGACTCCGGATCGACATCGATACATtgagttggatcttcaaactggtTAAATGATGTATCAGGATCCACCcctatcatatttatatttacatacaaatgcactaCATTTGGCACTGACATTGTCATTGAGAACATCGAATTAATAGCTTGTGCATTCGAAATAAGGAATGACATATATCTTATTGATCCTGTTGGTTCTAGATTgggatgtctatatattatttctatctgATTTGCTCCCATATCTACCCTAAGTAACACCCCAACCATTTgaatgaattgtttaaatacaaTTCTATTCATATTTctcaactccatcaataccatcaatcatattaccatctgtaaacaacaaaaatcccaaGCAGTTGCCTgtcattttctataaaaaaaaaaaagacaaacataattttttgtattatactttttataagaagtatattaaaaaatattaaattttttaagttttataaacataaacttttaagtttttatgaacatcactttttaaaacataaacaataaattaaactttttaatatttttaaacataaaataaattaaacttttataactatttttaaaaagtaacaacaaattaaatcaaattgaggtaaacttttttaaatattttttcaaattaaatacaaataaaaaattaaattaaattaaactttttcaaactatttttaaactatattttcaaagttaatactagaaaatatcaacttatcaccaataaacataacaacaatattttcatataaataaactaaaattattaaacttttgaaactaataaacttgttaactatcacaataattttgtattaaactaataaatatcaacttcttaaacataataataaactaaacattttaacactataaacatcaaagttaatacaaataaatcaaatatcatatgaATATCAAATgttaatacataaataaattaatatgtcATATGAATATCCTAGAGTACTTTCACTGCAGTCAATTATTTTGACCTCTTCCATTGTTTGATCGGCGGCCCCTATCCAATCCTCAAGGGCACTGTCACCGTTATAAGTTGTTTCCATGAATTATGTTACAAACTTTTCGCTTAGCTGTCGAAATAAGCGATCTTAGTCCGGAATTCTGTGGGTATGTTACTAGAAATAGCTCGAGTAAGAGGAGCGTTCCGCCTAGAGAGGAAGGGCACCTGCGGCGAGCGGGAAAGATGTGTGAACGCAAGCGGGGGGATAGTGAGAATGTCCTGGCTCTGAAGTAAACTGTAACCATTAGAGATGAGGGAATCCAATGCACCCACGAAATCACCAAGCGTTTCCTCCATCAATTGTTCGTCAAGGAGGGTGAGTCAGGGCCTAAGATCAGGCCGAAAAGAGACGTTAGTCGATGGGACGAACAAGCCATGTGGTATGAAATACTTCTTGATACTAACCCTTGGTGTTGGTTCCCGAGGGACGGAGGGAGGCGCTAGGTAGCCTGAAATTCGATGGTTATTCGGTTCACATGGACGGCGAAGGTGCCCCTTGTTTTTTCAGGTAAGAAGGGGTACGACAGACAAATTACCTCGAGCTAATGTTTCGAGTACCAGGCCGCTATGGTGCTGAAGTAATCCCATGCATACATCCGGAAGAAAGCTCGATAACCGACACTCAACAAAAAAGAGGTACCTGTACCCGATAAACCCGACATCAGGTGGGTAGTGTAGAGAATACCTCTAGGGGGCGCAAGATAACTCTCTCATAAGGAACTCGGAAAAAATAAGCCCCATAACTTGGGAAGAAGAGGGTTGCCTCTCAAAGGGGGTCACAGTGACTAGGCCTCGGTGCGCTGTTTACCAAAAACATCAGGGTCTTCGCAAAATGTCCGTAAAGAATCCATCGTATGGGGCGAATGCCTGCCCAGTGCCGGATTAGGTCCAAAAGAATTTGGTGACCTGATGACAGGGGAAGCCAGCGACGAAGCCCAGTGAAAACGGCGGCCGTAACTATAACGATCCTAAGGTAGCGAAATTCCTTGTCGGGTAGTTTCGACCCGCACGAAAGGCGTAACGATCTGGGCACTCTATTGTCCAAATTAGAGAAACATAAATTGGTGGATTTTTAGTACAGTAGCTAACAGGGTTCATGACTTTTATTACGTCCGAAACCAATTACTGAGGGCTTTTGGGCTGTCTGTTCAATTATATAGATGACGGAAGCTAACTTTTGGTTGTTAGCCTTGGAATGAAAGAAAATtccgaattagctttgtctacggTAAAAAGTAAGAAGAGGTAAATatccaaaagaagaaaaacagtgGTGTCGGAGTTGTTTTGAGGAAATAGAGGGGCTCGGTTTTCTAAGCTATTCGTGGGAACTCAGAGGGTTAATTCGAAAGCTCTAAATTCAAGGTAAGCTACTTTCTAATGTCACCTCTACGTTTTTATATGGATTTTTGATTTGATTGGCTATTGAACTAGAATTGTGGATTAAGTTATGAAAACTATAGACATAAAATAGGGGTTAATGGGGTGTTTGACCAATTCTGGGAGATTTAAAGGCGATTCGACAATCTAAAATATGAGTAATgcaaactatgaactcatgtagAGTTCATTCAAGGATAACAAAAATAAGTTATggccttggaatgaaagacatTCTGAATTAGCTTTTTGGTCCCTACGAAC
Proteins encoded:
- the LOC120067934 gene encoding pre-rRNA-processing protein TSR1 homolog, encoding MGGNRAQVNKPHKSRFSSKATRQQHKTSLKDRSKVTKNNVAKGARAARLQRSKMIREQKRAAVLQDKRALSGSKSPPRVIVLFGLSASVDLNPLAEDLLSLLTPGASSSTVASSEYKLRATVLKAPYGDLQSCMEMAKVADLIAFVVSASYYIEGSTSLYIDSFGSECLSVLRSLGLPSTAVLIRDLPTDIKKRNDYKKMCISSITSEFPEDCKYYPADTKDELHKFMWLFKEQRLTVPHWRNQRPYLMSQKVDMVADNCTSGKCTLLLTGYLRARSLSVNQLVHVAGAGDFQLCKIEVLKDPVPLNPRVEQDAMDTQDEEVVRLLEPSEQEPLVVENEPDPLSGEQTWPTEADRAEADKNQKEKHLRKRALALGTSEYQEAWEIGETDDEDSDVDNETDGMMLDSGYTNEVDDLNNPGLSDDDQASLEFINSDQETDVDSVMMDGEMTNEQKLDEIQKIKNAHAEDEEFPDEVDTPIDIPARKRFAKYRGLKSFRTSSWDPQESLPQDYARIFEFNNISRTQKHVLAKALELDQGNREDCVASCSYLRLHVKEVPVGAASKLCELAKSMPITACGLLQHESKMSVLHFSIKKHDVSEEISDKVGTTENTKMHDKNSPPLKGKEKLVFHVGFRQFVTRSIFSTDNFNSDKHKMERFLHAGRFSIASIYAPISFAPLPLIVLRSVEGNTSFAASGSLKSIDPRRIILKKIILSGYPQRVSKLKATVRYMFHNPDDVRWFKPVDVWTKCGRRGRIKEPVGTHGAMKCVFNGVLQQHDTVCMSLYKRVYPKWPERLFPLLDA